The DNA segment CAGGTGCTGGAGCGGGCACGCATGGCCAAGCGCGAAAGTTTCGGTCTCAAGCCCGAGCAGGCGAACCGCGTCGATTTTAATTTTTATGTCGAAGATGATGTCGTCACGATCGTGCGCCGCAAGCGCGGCGCGCCACTGGACAAGATCGTCGCCGAATTGATGATCTTCGCCAACAGCAGTTGGGGCAAGCTCATGCACGAGCATGGCGTGCCCGGCATTTACCGCTGCCAGGGCGGCGGCAATGGCGGCTGGGCGGCACGCATGCAGGTGCGCATGCAGACCCACGCGGCGCCGCACCAGGGCCTGGGCGTGGACCAGTACGCCTGGAGCACCTCGCCCTTGCGCCGGTACACCGACCTCGTCAACCAGTGGCAAATCCTCGCCTGCATCGAGCATGGCGTAACCGCGCCGTTGGCGGCGCCTTTCAAGCCACGGGATGCCGACTTGTTCGCGATTGTTTCGGCATTCGATGCCGCCTATGGCGCCTATGCGGATTTCCAGACCAATATGGAGCGCTACTGGTGCCTGCGCTGGCTTGAGCAAAACGAGGCGCGTCGCGTCGACGCCGTGGTGCTGAAAGAAGAAGTGCTGCGCCTGGTCGATATTCCCCTGATTGTCCGCCTGCCCGGCATGCCGGCCGCACCGCGAGGTAGCCAGGTCCGGCTCGACCTGCTGCGCTGGGATGAAGTCGAGTTGACCGTGGAAGCGCGCCTGATCGAGGTCTTGCCGATGGAGGCCGATGCCGCCATCGCCGAAGAAGTGCTCGACGAAGCGATACTGGATGAGCCGGCTGAAGCCCTGGTCGAAGCTGAGGCTGAAGTCGAGGCCGATAGCGAAATGACCACGAAGCCGCTCGAGGCAGGCCCGGGCGGCGATGTTAACAGTGTCGCTGCAGCGACAGATTCGGCATCAGAAGCGGACAATCGTTAAAGTAGGGCAAAAACCACTGGCCTTTATCGTAAAATCCTTTTTTCAATTGCCTCTCAGCACGCGTGTGAAGTCACTGTCGCAAAACCTGCCGCTTACCATCGCTGTCACTGTTTCCGTGGTGCTGCACGCCACATTGCTGGCGGTACGCTTCACGGCACCGGAAGCTTTCAAGTTCAAGCCGGCAGACCCGGGCCTGGAAGTCATCCTGGTCAATGCCAAACATGACAAAAAGCCGGTCAAGGCGCAGGCGCTGGCGCAGGCCAACCTGGATGGTGGCGGCAATGCCGATGCCGGCCGCGCCACATCGCCCTTGCCGGACTTGCAAAAGTCTGAGGATGGCGAGAGTGCAAAAGCGGCCAAGCGCCGTATCGTCGAACTGGAAGAACAGCAGCGAAAACTGCTCGACCAGATGAAAAAGAAAACGCCGGTGGCGATTCCGCATGTCACTGAAACGGTCAAGCCGCGTGAACTGCCGCAGCCGGATGGCGCCGATATGCTCGACAGTGCCAAGATCATCGCGCGGCAGGAAGCGGAGATCAACCGCCGCATCCAGGACGAGAACAGCCGCCCGCGCAAGACCCGGATCAGCCCGAGTACCCAGGAAGTCGGCTACGCAATGTACTACGATGGCGTCAAACGACGCATCGAGAGTATCGGCACCCTGAACTTTCCGCAGAAGGATGGCAAGAAGCTCTACGGCGAGCTGGTGATATCGATCCCGATTTTCCAGGATGGCAGCATTTATGAACGGGAGGGCGGCCCCCAGGTGGAGCATTCCTCCGGTAATCCGGCTCTGGATGAGGCGGCCAAGCGCATCGTGCGTCGTGCGGCGCCATTCGCGCGCTTTCCCAAAAACATGCGCTCGACCGACAAGGATGACATCTGGATTGTCTATACCCGCTTCAAGTTCACCCGCGAAGAAGCCCTCGAGACTGAATTGCGCGGCAATTGAACGTCATCCCTTGCTGCCACCATTGACGACCCAGATTGATCATGACTGACCGCTACGCCGTCTTCGGCAATCCCATCGCCCACAGCAAGTCCCCCGAAATCCACGCCCGTTTTGCAGCACAGACCGGGCAGGATATCCAGTACGAGCGCTTGCTGGCCCCGCTCGACGGCTTTGCCGCCAGTGTGCGGGCATTCATGCATGGCGGCGGCAAGGGCGCCAATGTGACCGTGCCTTTCAAGCTCGAAGCCTACGATCTTGCTGGCGAACTGACTGATCGCGCGCGCGCTGCCGGTGCCGTCAATACCTTGAGTTTCGAGAATGGCGCCATTCGCGGCGACAATACCGATGGTGTCGGCCTGGTGAGCGATATTGTCGCCAATGCCAAGGTGGCGATTGGCGGCCGCCGCGTGCTTCTGCTGGGAGCGGGCGGAGCCGCCCGAGGCGTGATATTGCCGCTCCTGGAACAACGTCCGGGGCAACTTGTCGTCGCCAACCGAACTGCGGCGCGGGCGCAGGAACTGGCCGCACAGTTCGACGGGCGCCTGCAAGCCTGCGCGTTCGAGGATTTGCAAGGCGTGTTTGATCTGGTGGTCAATGCCACCTCTGCCAGCCTGTCCGGCGACGTGCCGCCGCTGGCGCCGGGTCTGTTCGGTCCGCAAACGCTGGCC comes from the Janthinobacterium sp. 17J80-10 genome and includes:
- a CDS encoding TonB family protein; translated protein: MKSLSQNLPLTIAVTVSVVLHATLLAVRFTAPEAFKFKPADPGLEVILVNAKHDKKPVKAQALAQANLDGGGNADAGRATSPLPDLQKSEDGESAKAAKRRIVELEEQQRKLLDQMKKKTPVAIPHVTETVKPRELPQPDGADMLDSAKIIARQEAEINRRIQDENSRPRKTRISPSTQEVGYAMYYDGVKRRIESIGTLNFPQKDGKKLYGELVISIPIFQDGSIYEREGGPQVEHSSGNPALDEAAKRIVRRAAPFARFPKNMRSTDKDDIWIVYTRFKFTREEALETELRGN
- the aroE gene encoding shikimate dehydrogenase; this translates as MTDRYAVFGNPIAHSKSPEIHARFAAQTGQDIQYERLLAPLDGFAASVRAFMHGGGKGANVTVPFKLEAYDLAGELTDRARAAGAVNTLSFENGAIRGDNTDGVGLVSDIVANAKVAIGGRRVLLLGAGGAARGVILPLLEQRPGQLVVANRTAARAQELAAQFDGRLQACAFEDLQGVFDLVVNATSASLSGDVPPLAPGLFGPQTLAYDMMYGKEPTAFMRFAALHGAHVRDGLGMLVEQAAEAFCIWRGVRPATAAVYADLRSQLQQP